Within Lolium rigidum isolate FL_2022 chromosome 5, APGP_CSIRO_Lrig_0.1, whole genome shotgun sequence, the genomic segment AAAcagcaccttcaacaaggagagcgacgacgacgccgctgctgtccggagaactcctggggtttcccccggtacacgGAAGGAAATGGAAAGGGGGTACATCCGACGCCCTCCAAGAAGGCAAGGCGGCACCCTCGGGTGCCACCGCGTCAGAGTCGGATGAGCCGACATGGATTTCTCCCAACCCCAAATCCACCATCCTGGACGATTCGAAGAGCTCCCCCCAAACTACCGCCCACCAACACACGCCCCCACGGTCTTGAAGTCCTCATCGCTGTCTCGCCGTGGACACCGGCGCAAGGcctagaggaagaagagggagacaGCAGGGCCCGGGGTAGCACACCACTACCGGCGGGAGGGAACAACCTCCACCGGACGACCACCACCTGCGGTCTTCACGGCAGCCCGACCGGACGAAGCGGCAAGGACAAACCAGGCCCCTCCCGGCCCGGCCGAGCCCAACCAGGCCCGTGAAGTCCTCGCCGCCAAGTTGCAGCAGGCCGGCCATGGCGTCGCCACCACCCCGCCACCGACGACGAGCCTCTTCCGCCACCGGGGAACCGCAAGGTCGGACCGGGGGCCTACGGCCCGCCAAGCCCAGCATCGGGCCCGAAAGGGGCCCGGATCTTGGCCGAACggacgccgccaccacccctcccgaccgccgctccgccgccaacgACGGCGCCGCTGCGCCTCCTTCCACCCGACACGCGGATCTCACGCCGCCGCATTAGACAGCCAAAGGCCGAGGTGCACTGCCACGGGCCGCCCTGCGCCGCACCAGGGCTCCGCGCTCGCGGGGAaaggccgcccgccgccgccggcaccgcacacGCAACGCTCGGCGGCCCGCGCTGGCGGCGGCGCAGAGAGGGAGGGGGAAGAGAGGGCTGGGAGGCGCGGTGGCTAGGGTTCGCCCCTGCTCGcccgcgcgggggggggggggagaggagCGAGACGGGTTTTTTTTCTCGTTCGGCTAAACTTCAATCGGTACATAATTTGGAATGCATGAATAAATGTAGACTATACAGTGAAATACGACCAGCAACAAATTTTTTTAAACCCTTTAAAAGTTTATTCCCCTGTGATTTTATAATGTTCAGTAAATCATCTAATGGAATCATTCTGCAAGTATTTTTCTGGACAACCACTAGCATGAAACCACGGCTAAACATTTTTAACCCATTTTCCCCTTTTGTCTTCAGAAATTTGTGTCGAGTAGATCAGTGGAAGCAGAGAGCACGCTCTTGACGAACTGGCGGGGCCGGCAGACAGCCGCCAATGGCGTCGCCATTGGCATCGTCAGCCCAGCACCTTCCGCCATGTCGACGGTACTGCCTTCAGCAATATCCCACTCGAAGCACTGCAATAGTGCTGCCAGTGTCAGGGGGACTAGCCGCATCGCCAACCCTTCCCCGGGACACCGCCTCCGGCCAAGCCCGAACGGCAGCATGGGCGCGGTGACCGTGTCTCTGTCCATGAACCGCTCTGGCCTGAACTCCTCCGGCGCATTCCAGATATTGGCGTCCCGGTGGATCGCCCACGCGTTGACGAGGATCATCGTGCCACGCCGGACGCGGAAGCCGCCCACCGTGCAGTCCTCCATTGACTCGTGCGCCGGGATGACCGGGGCAACGGGGCAGAGCCGAAGGGTTTCTTTGACGACGCATTGCAGGTAAGGGAGGTTGGTGATGTCCGACTCCTCCACTAGCCGGCCGATGCCGACAACGGCGTCTATCTCGGCTCTCGCCTTCTTCATCGCCTCCGGGTGCGTCAGCAGCTGCGCCATCGCCCACTCCGTGGTCAGCGCCGATGTGTCGGTGCCGGCGCCGAGCAGTACCTGGATGTCAACGTGGACATATTGCAACCATATTGTCACAGGCCAAACCGGATGGTGGTGTCAGAACGCAGTTTGCAGAAGAGGGTACTCACCAAGACGATGCCTTTGACGACGGTGTCAGTGTAGTACTCTGGATCGGTTTGTTGATGTTCCATGAGCACGTCAATCACAGCCTTCTTCTTAACGTCCCGGCTACCAGCGTCGCGCGTTCGCCGGTGGTCGTCGATGAGGCCAGTGGCGAACGCGTCACGCCTCGACTGCAGATTCGCCATCGCTGCCTCGACGCCGCGGACGCGGTCGACCCACCGCAGCGCCGGAAAGAAGTCCCCGACGCTGGGCACGCCGCTCACCGCGAACGTCTCCTCGACGATCTCCTGGAACATGTGCACGTCGCCGGCATGCCGGCGTCCGGTGATCGCGCGCAGCATCACGTTGAGCACCAGCTCGAAGAGCTTCGGACGGAGGGTGATGATCCCCCTGCTGGAGGCTACGGCGTCATGGAGCAGGTTCTCGACGAGGAACGCGACCTCGGAGTGGCGTTCGGCGGCGAGCGCGCCGAGGCGGGAAGAGGAGAAGAGCTCGGCGGCGAAGAACCGGCGCAGGCCGCGCCAGTGGTCCccgtaagagacccacacgacgCTGGTGCGCCCGTACCCGAGGTGCTCCCCGGCGAGCACCTGCGGCCTCCCTGCCAGCACGGCGTCGTGCACCGTGAAGCactcctcggcggcggcgtgagATGACACGAGCAGCGCCCGGCGCATGCCCAGCCTGAGAGACAGGAGCGGCGCCGCGTTCACCGCTGGGGCCCCGGCGAGCGCGGCCAGCGAGCGGTGCAGCGGCTTCTTGATAAGGTGGAGGTGGCCGAGCAGCGGGAGAGACGGCGGGCTGGGCGCGCTGCCGCTCCTGTCCCCACGCCGTTGCCTCAGCCGAACAAAGACGGCGACGGCACcggcgatgatgaggagt encodes:
- the LOC124655942 gene encoding cytochrome P450 81Q32-like, whose protein sequence is MTTPSTDATAEEMPTGGVLLILLLIIAGAVAVFVRLRQRRGDRSGSAPSPPSLPLLGHLHLIKKPLHRSLAALAGAPAVNAAPLLSLRLGMRRALLVSSHAAAEECFTVHDAVLAGRPQVLAGEHLGYGRTSVVWVSYGDHWRGLRRFFAAELFSSSRLGALAAERHSEVAFLVENLLHDAVASSRGIITLRPKLFELVLNVMLRAITGRRHAGDVHMFQEIVEETFAVSGVPSVGDFFPALRWVDRVRGVEAAMANLQSRRDAFATGLIDDHRRTRDAGSRDVKKKAVIDVLMEHQQTDPEYYTDTVVKGIVLVLLGAGTDTSALTTEWAMAQLLTHPEAMKKARAEIDAVVGIGRLVEESDITNLPYLQCVVKETLRLCPVAPVIPAHESMEDCTVGGFRVRRGTMILVNAWAIHRDANIWNAPEEFRPERFMDRDTVTAPMLPFGLGRRRCPGEGLAMRLVPLTLAALLQCFEWDIAEGSTVDMAEGAGLTMPMATPLAAVCRPRQFVKSVLSASTDLLDTNF